A portion of the Vreelandella subglaciescola genome contains these proteins:
- a CDS encoding RNA pyrophosphohydrolase — MIDADGFRPNVGIIMANARGQLLWARRVGQNAWQFPQGGIKANETPQEALFRELYEEVGLTADDVTIVACTRGWLRYRLPRRMIRTHSRPVCIGQKQKWYLLQIRCQDSRICMTATPQPEFDGWRWVSYWYPLGQVVPFKREVYRRALRELSPRLQRIALDGAY, encoded by the coding sequence GTGATCGACGCAGACGGCTTTCGCCCCAACGTTGGCATTATTATGGCCAACGCCCGGGGGCAACTGCTTTGGGCGCGTCGGGTCGGGCAAAATGCGTGGCAGTTTCCCCAGGGGGGCATCAAGGCAAACGAAACACCTCAAGAAGCCCTTTTTCGTGAGCTTTACGAAGAGGTCGGCCTGACCGCCGACGATGTCACCATTGTTGCCTGCACTCGGGGGTGGCTGCGCTACCGCCTCCCGCGACGCATGATTCGCACCCATTCACGGCCGGTGTGTATCGGCCAGAAGCAAAAGTGGTATTTACTCCAGATTCGCTGTCAGGACAGCCGGATCTGCATGACGGCAACGCCCCAGCCGGAGTTCGACGGCTGGCGCTGGGTGAGCTACTGGTATCCGCTTGGCCAGGTTGTGCCGTTCAAGCGTGAAGTGTACCGGCGCGCGTTGCGCGAGCTTTCGCCACGTCTTCAGCGCATCGCTCTGGATGGCGCTTATTAG
- a CDS encoding HAD family hydrolase encodes MSLAIFDLDNTLLSIDSDHAWGEFLLEQGAVDANAYREANERFMADYAAGTLDINAFLAVALKPLADNTPEQLAAWHQQFMAGKVEPHILPKAEELIARHRAQGDTLLIITATNRFITAPIAERLGIDNLIAVEPEVKNGHYTGKVSGTPSFREGKITRLNQWLETQNDTLDDAWFYSDSHNDIALLEQVDNPVAVDPDDTLRQTAIDRDWRIMTLRR; translated from the coding sequence GTGAGTCTGGCCATTTTCGATCTGGATAATACGCTGCTATCCATCGACAGCGATCACGCCTGGGGAGAGTTTCTGCTCGAACAGGGCGCGGTGGACGCCAATGCGTACCGGGAAGCCAACGAGCGTTTCATGGCCGATTACGCCGCCGGCACGCTGGATATCAACGCGTTTCTCGCCGTGGCGTTGAAACCGCTGGCCGACAACACGCCGGAGCAGCTTGCCGCCTGGCACCAGCAGTTCATGGCCGGCAAGGTCGAGCCGCACATCCTGCCCAAGGCCGAGGAGCTGATTGCCCGCCACCGCGCCCAGGGCGATACGCTGTTGATCATCACCGCCACCAACCGCTTTATCACCGCGCCGATTGCCGAGCGGCTGGGCATTGATAACCTGATTGCGGTGGAGCCGGAAGTCAAAAATGGCCACTACACCGGCAAGGTATCGGGCACCCCCAGCTTTCGCGAAGGCAAGATTACGCGCCTGAACCAGTGGCTGGAAACCCAGAACGACACCCTGGACGACGCCTGGTTCTACAGCGACTCGCACAACGATATCGCGCTTCTTGAACAGGTGGACAACCCCGTGGCCGTCGACCCTGACGACACCCTGCGCCAGACTGCCATCGACCGCGACTGGCGCATCATGACCCTGCGCCGCTAG
- a CDS encoding ABC transporter permease, translating to MNPTVRLALTSLKRDARVADVRALFIALVLAVAAATMIAFFLDRLERGLERQAGQLLGGDLVLEQSEPFAPALIEPLENAGLRLSRQTELTSMIRRGERFQLAGLKAVDEAWPHYGNSTVERKSATEDVKGPPAAGSVWADPRLKTLIGLELGDTLSVGQAELRVSGFIRREPNPSGGFGSFSPRLMLNATDLPATELVQPGSRIAFSLLAAGSSEAVDRVAPLVASLRENGVQVRDVRTDRPRLGSALARAESYLGLAGLAAVLLAGVAVAMASRRYVERHLDTAALLRCFGASQRQLALIFAGQLAGLALAASLLGALLGLIGQALMVRLLANFLPLTLPSPGPAPLFLGIFTALAVLVGFAGPALLRIKRVSALKVLRRELDPLPPSAWLMVGVAAAVFGGLLWLYSGSFSLALALLLGGGAALGVLWACSQLLLGGVLALAGRLSGRGEWSQALRLGGRQLARRRQAGLGQMLAFAVTFFAMAMMVLVRGDLLTTWQAQLPDDTPNYFAINIQPGERDAFEAAVDPWVDTKSALYPMVRGRISAVNGAPPEDTLSPEALAENALHRELNLTWRATVPDGNRVVAGEWFAASDGASTDDAAQDGAPSGWLNEVQAVPQKADAPAPVPVSMEDGLAERLGLNLGDTLTFDVGSDALTARITSLRSLDWDSFQPNFYVIFPPGVLDDFAHSYITAFYLPDDEQELVNRLVERFPGVSLLNVDALLGQVRGMLSQVTRAVELILLLVLLAGVSVLYAALTASQPVRAHESGLLRVFGAGNRLISRVQGAEYALLGGASGLMGAALAELATALLYRYWLDLPLTLHGWLWLVLPLGGALAIGVIGHALSRGLRRQAPAASLGLLGEV from the coding sequence ATGAATCCTACTGTGCGTTTGGCGCTGACCAGTCTCAAGCGCGATGCCCGCGTCGCCGACGTGCGCGCGCTGTTTATTGCGCTGGTGCTGGCGGTGGCTGCCGCGACCATGATCGCCTTTTTTCTTGACCGGCTGGAACGCGGTCTTGAGCGTCAGGCGGGCCAGCTTTTGGGCGGTGATCTGGTGCTGGAACAGTCCGAGCCGTTTGCCCCCGCGCTGATTGAACCGCTGGAAAACGCCGGGCTGAGGCTCAGCCGCCAGACCGAGTTGACGTCGATGATCCGCCGGGGCGAGCGCTTTCAGCTGGCGGGTCTGAAAGCGGTAGATGAGGCCTGGCCGCACTACGGCAACTCAACGGTCGAGCGTAAAAGCGCCACGGAAGACGTTAAAGGCCCGCCAGCGGCGGGCAGCGTCTGGGCCGATCCGCGCCTTAAAACGCTCATAGGACTTGAGCTGGGCGACACGCTGAGCGTGGGGCAGGCCGAGCTGCGCGTCAGCGGCTTTATCCGGCGTGAGCCCAACCCTTCCGGCGGCTTTGGCAGCTTCAGCCCGCGGTTGATGCTGAATGCCACCGACCTGCCCGCGACCGAGCTGGTGCAGCCGGGCTCAAGGATTGCTTTTTCGCTGCTGGCGGCGGGCTCGTCCGAGGCGGTTGACCGCGTCGCACCGCTGGTGGCGTCGCTGCGGGAAAACGGTGTGCAGGTGCGCGACGTGCGCACCGACCGCCCGCGTCTGGGCAGCGCACTGGCGCGGGCCGAGAGCTATCTGGGCCTTGCCGGTCTGGCCGCCGTGCTGCTTGCCGGCGTGGCGGTGGCCATGGCCAGCCGGCGCTACGTGGAGCGCCACCTGGATACCGCCGCGTTGCTGCGCTGCTTTGGGGCCAGCCAGCGTCAGCTAGCGCTGATTTTTGCCGGCCAGCTGGCCGGGCTGGCGCTTGCGGCTTCCTTGCTGGGGGCGCTGCTGGGGCTTATCGGCCAGGCGCTGATGGTGCGTTTGCTGGCCAATTTTCTGCCGCTCACGCTGCCCTCGCCGGGGCCGGCGCCGCTGTTTCTGGGTATTTTTACCGCGCTGGCCGTGCTGGTGGGCTTTGCCGGGCCTGCGCTTTTACGCATCAAGCGCGTCAGCGCGTTAAAGGTGCTGCGCCGCGAGCTCGACCCGCTGCCGCCGTCGGCATGGCTGATGGTGGGCGTGGCGGCGGCGGTGTTTGGCGGGTTGCTGTGGCTGTACTCGGGCAGCTTTTCGCTAGCGCTGGCGTTATTGCTGGGCGGCGGGGCAGCGCTTGGCGTGCTGTGGGCGTGCAGCCAGCTGCTGCTGGGCGGCGTACTGGCGCTGGCCGGGCGGTTGTCGGGGCGTGGAGAGTGGTCGCAGGCGCTGCGCCTGGGCGGGCGTCAGCTGGCGCGGCGGCGTCAGGCCGGGCTGGGTCAGATGCTGGCCTTTGCGGTGACGTTTTTTGCCATGGCGATGATGGTGCTGGTGCGCGGTGACCTGCTGACCACTTGGCAAGCCCAGCTGCCCGACGACACCCCCAACTACTTTGCGATCAACATTCAGCCCGGCGAGCGCGACGCGTTCGAGGCGGCGGTTGACCCGTGGGTCGACACAAAAAGCGCGCTTTACCCCATGGTGCGCGGCCGTATCAGCGCGGTGAACGGCGCGCCGCCGGAAGACACGCTGTCGCCCGAAGCCCTTGCCGAAAACGCCCTGCATCGGGAGCTGAACCTGACCTGGCGGGCCACCGTGCCCGACGGCAACCGCGTGGTCGCCGGCGAATGGTTTGCGGCGAGTGATGGCGCTTCAACAGACGACGCCGCTCAAGATGGCGCGCCCAGCGGCTGGCTCAACGAAGTTCAGGCGGTGCCGCAAAAGGCCGATGCCCCAGCGCCGGTGCCGGTCTCGATGGAAGATGGCCTGGCCGAGCGGCTGGGGCTGAACCTTGGCGATACGCTGACGTTTGACGTGGGCAGCGATGCGCTGACCGCGAGAATCACCAGCCTGCGCAGTCTCGACTGGGACAGCTTCCAGCCCAACTTTTACGTGATTTTTCCGCCCGGCGTGCTCGATGACTTTGCCCACAGCTACATTACCGCCTTTTATCTGCCCGACGACGAGCAGGAGCTGGTGAACCGGCTGGTCGAACGCTTTCCCGGCGTCTCGCTGTTAAACGTCGATGCGCTGCTGGGGCAGGTGCGCGGAATGCTGAGCCAGGTCACTCGTGCCGTGGAGCTGATTCTGCTGTTGGTACTGCTGGCCGGCGTCAGCGTGCTCTACGCCGCGCTGACCGCCAGCCAGCCGGTGCGCGCCCACGAAAGCGGGCTGCTGCGCGTATTTGGTGCCGGCAACCGGCTGATTTCGCGCGTTCAAGGGGCGGAGTACGCGCTACTGGGCGGCGCCAGCGGACTGATGGGCGCAGCCCTTGCCGAGCTTGCTACCGCGCTTTTATACCGCTATTGGCTGGATTTACCGCTGACGCTGCACGGTTGGCTGTGGCTGGTACTGCCGCTGGGCGGCGCGCTGGCCATTGGCGTCATCGGCCACGCGCTGTCCCGCGGCCTGCGCCGCCAAGCCCCCGCGGCAAGCCTCGGCCTGCTGGGGGAGGTGTAG
- a CDS encoding ABC transporter ATP-binding protein: protein MSDSSDATVTQAAPLISAEHLTKRVVSGGGALAILHELSLCVAAGESVAILGKSGSGKSTLLGLLAGLDTPTEGELSLFGQPLSQLDEDARAALRAGRVGFVFQNFQLLPTLSALENVLLPLELTPHQNRSAAARQWLERVGLGARTSHLPKQLSGGEQQRVALARAFVTEPELMFADEPTGNLDPETGAEVIELLFTLNREAGTTLVLVTHDYALARRCSRCLRLADGHLEAFDPDAEQEAR, encoded by the coding sequence ATGTCCGACTCCTCTGATGCGACCGTTACCCAGGCAGCCCCGCTGATTAGCGCCGAGCACCTGACCAAGCGGGTGGTAAGCGGCGGCGGTGCGCTTGCCATCTTACACGAGCTGTCGCTGTGCGTAGCGGCGGGGGAAAGCGTGGCGATACTGGGCAAAAGCGGCTCGGGGAAGTCCACGCTGCTGGGGCTTCTGGCCGGGCTGGATACGCCCACTGAGGGCGAACTCAGCCTGTTTGGCCAGCCGCTGAGCCAGTTGGACGAAGACGCCCGGGCAGCGCTGCGCGCGGGGCGCGTGGGTTTTGTGTTTCAGAACTTTCAGCTGTTACCCACGCTCAGCGCGCTGGAAAACGTGCTGCTGCCGCTGGAGTTGACGCCTCATCAGAACAGAAGTGCGGCGGCCCGGCAGTGGCTTGAACGCGTCGGTTTGGGCGCGCGCACCTCGCACCTGCCCAAGCAGCTTTCCGGCGGCGAGCAGCAGCGGGTGGCGCTGGCCCGGGCGTTTGTCACCGAGCCCGAACTGATGTTTGCCGACGAACCCACCGGCAACCTTGACCCCGAAACCGGCGCCGAGGTGATCGAGCTGCTGTTCACCCTGAACCGTGAAGCCGGCACCACGCTGGTGCTGGTGACCCACGACTACGCCCTGGCCCGGCGCTGCAGCCGTTGCCTGCGCCTGGCCGACGGGCACCTTGAGGCGTTTGACCCCGACGCCGAACAGGAGGCGCGCTAA
- a CDS encoding arylesterase: protein MALGLLLIAPASAAERPTLLVMGDSLSAAYNIEQDAGWVNLLSERLGDSAGVVNASISGETSSGGAERFPQLISEHSPDLVVLELGGNDGLRGLPPGELYANLADMIEQSQAMDARVLVLGIDIPPNYGRAYRTAFTAVYPRLAAAYHVALVPFLLDGIALDDALMQSDGIHPVAEAQPAVLDNVWPVLKPLIEAVTHR, encoded by the coding sequence ATGGCACTGGGCCTACTGCTGATTGCCCCCGCCAGCGCCGCCGAGCGCCCGACGCTTCTGGTCATGGGCGATAGCCTGAGCGCCGCGTATAACATCGAGCAAGACGCCGGCTGGGTAAACCTGCTCAGCGAGCGCCTGGGCGATTCAGCCGGCGTGGTTAATGCCAGCATCAGCGGTGAAACCAGCAGCGGTGGCGCCGAGCGCTTCCCCCAGCTTATCAGCGAACATTCGCCCGATCTCGTGGTGCTCGAACTGGGCGGCAACGACGGCCTGCGCGGGCTGCCGCCCGGCGAGCTTTACGCCAACCTCGCGGATATGATCGAGCAAAGCCAGGCGATGGATGCCCGGGTGCTGGTGCTGGGTATTGATATTCCGCCCAACTACGGCCGCGCCTATCGCACCGCGTTTACCGCCGTCTACCCCCGCCTGGCCGCTGCCTACCACGTAGCGCTGGTGCCGTTTTTGCTCGACGGCATCGCGCTTGACGACGCGCTGATGCAAAGCGACGGCATTCACCCCGTCGCCGAGGCGCAGCCGGCCGTGCTGGATAACGTCTGGCCGGTACTCAAGCCGCTGATTGAAGCTGTGACGCACCGTTAA
- a CDS encoding DMT family transporter, whose protein sequence is MNQDRQAMLYGLGAVALWSTVATAFKIALGHMSPLELIWIAALVSWALMGALVIKRGQLGRALKSGWRTALWAGLMNPVAYYLVLFAAYDRLPGQEAMALNYTWALAMAFLAVPLLGQRLTRMDVVAGLTAYAGVWVIATRGAVFNVAFADPMGVVFALISTLLWALYWLLNTRDRREPLVGQWQNFSVGLPVLTLLLLVAGPGFQWHGWQALSAGVYVGLFEMGVAFILWQLAMHNISRTAKVSNLIFLSPPVSLMLLYFIVGEPIRLSTLAGLVLILVGLGLQQRQKA, encoded by the coding sequence ATGAATCAAGACCGCCAGGCGATGCTTTACGGGCTGGGCGCGGTGGCGCTGTGGTCAACCGTGGCCACGGCGTTCAAGATCGCACTGGGCCATATGAGCCCGCTGGAACTTATCTGGATCGCCGCGCTGGTCTCGTGGGCGCTAATGGGCGCGCTGGTGATCAAGCGCGGCCAGCTGGGGCGCGCGCTGAAAAGCGGCTGGCGCACGGCGCTGTGGGCGGGGCTGATGAATCCGGTGGCCTACTATCTAGTGCTGTTTGCTGCTTACGACCGCCTGCCGGGCCAGGAAGCCATGGCGCTTAACTACACCTGGGCGCTGGCCATGGCGTTTCTGGCCGTGCCGCTGCTGGGCCAGCGGCTCACGCGTATGGACGTGGTCGCGGGGCTTACGGCCTACGCCGGCGTGTGGGTGATCGCCACGCGTGGGGCGGTGTTTAACGTCGCTTTTGCTGATCCGATGGGCGTGGTCTTTGCGCTGATCTCCACGCTGTTATGGGCGCTTTACTGGCTGCTCAACACCCGCGACCGGCGCGAGCCGCTGGTCGGCCAGTGGCAGAACTTCAGCGTTGGCCTGCCTGTGTTGACGCTGTTGCTGCTAGTCGCCGGGCCGGGGTTTCAATGGCACGGCTGGCAGGCGCTGTCGGCTGGCGTCTACGTGGGCCTGTTTGAAATGGGCGTGGCGTTTATTCTCTGGCAGCTGGCAATGCACAATATTTCGCGCACGGCCAAAGTCTCCAATCTGATTTTCCTCTCGCCGCCGGTGTCGCTGATGCTGCTGTATTTTATTGTTGGCGAGCCGATTCGGCTGTCGACGCTGGCCGGGTTGGTACTTATTCTGGTCGGGCTAGGGCTGCAGCAGCGCCAGAAAGCGTGA
- a CDS encoding MFS transporter: MADQDVSQSRLYEWLTGDEDSRMCDDIPDGACSDQPQNFMRHLWAALGNKLADELSSARLVLPWLMGIIGAPVWMVGLLVPIREAGALLPQLFIAGFIRLKPQRKWVWVAGGVLQAVAALALAGLALAGRGSVGGALVLAALVVLSLARGLSSIATKDVMGKTIAKKRRGTLMGYSGSVAGGVTLAAGGVLMLFGDRPGELALAVLLGVAALGWALNALCAARIIEQPGAVAGGENAWDSIKLGLTLLKEDRAFLHFNLSRALLLSSALALPYLALLGQQQSGTELGGLGLLVVISGVAGMVASPIWGKRADASSRQVMCTAALGTLACCLLGASLVWLPGEWSSHVVPYALVYGLLVIVHHGVRIGRKTYVIDMASQDNRALYVALSNTLTGGLMLVFGTLLGLFAQWLGSAALLAVLGIAALGAFFSARRLPEVE, encoded by the coding sequence ATGGCCGATCAGGATGTTTCACAATCACGCCTTTACGAATGGCTCACCGGCGACGAAGACAGCCGCATGTGCGATGACATTCCCGACGGCGCGTGCAGCGATCAGCCGCAAAACTTCATGCGCCACCTGTGGGCGGCGCTGGGCAACAAGCTGGCCGACGAGTTGTCGAGTGCGCGGCTGGTACTGCCGTGGCTGATGGGGATTATCGGCGCGCCGGTGTGGATGGTCGGGCTTCTGGTGCCCATCCGCGAGGCCGGCGCGCTGCTGCCGCAGCTATTTATCGCCGGTTTTATTCGCCTGAAACCCCAGCGCAAGTGGGTGTGGGTCGCCGGCGGCGTGCTGCAGGCCGTTGCGGCGCTTGCCTTGGCCGGTCTGGCCCTTGCCGGTCGCGGCAGCGTAGGCGGCGCGCTGGTACTCGCCGCACTCGTGGTGCTCTCGCTTGCGCGCGGGCTTTCCTCCATCGCCACCAAAGACGTAATGGGCAAGACCATCGCCAAAAAACGCCGCGGCACGCTGATGGGCTACAGCGGCAGCGTGGCCGGCGGCGTCACCCTTGCTGCCGGTGGCGTACTGATGCTGTTTGGCGACCGCCCCGGCGAGCTTGCCCTTGCCGTGCTGCTGGGCGTGGCAGCGTTGGGCTGGGCGCTGAATGCGCTGTGCGCGGCGCGTATTATCGAACAGCCGGGAGCGGTCGCCGGCGGCGAAAACGCCTGGGACAGCATCAAGCTCGGCCTCACGTTGCTGAAAGAAGATCGCGCCTTTCTGCACTTCAACCTGTCGCGCGCGCTGCTGCTCTCAAGCGCACTGGCGTTACCTTATCTCGCGCTACTTGGCCAGCAGCAAAGTGGCACCGAGCTTGGCGGCCTCGGGCTTTTGGTGGTGATCTCGGGGGTCGCCGGCATGGTAGCAAGCCCGATCTGGGGCAAGCGCGCCGATGCCTCCAGCCGTCAGGTGATGTGCACCGCCGCACTGGGGACGCTGGCCTGCTGCCTGCTGGGCGCCAGCCTTGTGTGGCTACCCGGCGAGTGGTCGTCGCACGTGGTGCCCTACGCGCTGGTTTACGGGCTGTTGGTGATTGTCCATCACGGCGTGCGCATCGGGCGTAAAACTTACGTGATCGATATGGCCAGCCAGGATAACCGCGCCCTTTACGTCGCGCTTTCCAATACGCTAACGGGTGGTTTAATGTTGGTGTTTGGTACGCTGCTTGGCCTATTCGCCCAGTGGCTGGGCAGCGCTGCGCTGCTGGCGGTACTTGGCATCGCCGCGCTGGGGGCCTTTTTCAGCGCCCGGAGGCTGCCCGAAGTCGAGTAG
- a CDS encoding PAS domain S-box protein codes for MQRSPLISPALLERIIDASEDGIVVAEQEGDENIIIYVNKGFERLTGYSADEILYRDCRFLQGDDRDQDAISAIRRALKQGVPSREVLRNYRKDGSMFYNELSITPVFDEADNLMYYIGVQKDVSERVEAQRALEALQQADAGARTTP; via the coding sequence ATGCAACGATCTCCCTTGATCAGCCCGGCACTGCTCGAACGCATTATCGACGCGTCAGAAGACGGCATCGTGGTGGCCGAGCAGGAAGGCGACGAGAATATTATTATCTACGTCAACAAGGGCTTTGAGCGCCTGACCGGCTACAGCGCGGATGAGATTCTCTACCGCGACTGCCGCTTTCTGCAGGGCGATGACCGCGACCAGGACGCGATCAGCGCCATTCGTCGCGCGCTGAAACAGGGCGTGCCCTCCCGCGAGGTGCTGCGTAACTACCGCAAGGACGGCAGCATGTTCTACAACGAGCTTTCCATTACGCCGGTGTTCGATGAAGCCGATAACCTGATGTATTACATCGGCGTACAAAAAGACGTGAGCGAACGCGTCGAGGCTCAGCGCGCGCTTGAAGCGTTGCAACAGGCCGACGCTGGCGCCCGGACCACCCCCTGA